From the genome of Danio rerio strain Tuebingen ecotype United States chromosome 2, GRCz12tu, whole genome shotgun sequence, one region includes:
- the pigrl4.2 gene encoding polymeric immunoglobulin receptor-like 4.2 precursor (The RefSeq protein has 14 substitutions compared to this genomic sequence), with translation MAHPSLLIAVLFCTAGTLSMKTLDRVPVIEGETITIPCLYDNKYKLNKKYWCNGNTWLGCSVVAYANHTGKWTITDYPDHNMFTVTLNNSTSSDSGHYWCAVEIDHHVDNSKYLYLTVQKAPDVSVLSSSVSGHKGDDVSVRCFYRSAYQNKLKQWCRIDDLTCFREKKTDTSQNSSVQISDDGESSFTVLMTGLRLSDSGWYFCSVGNLQVPVQLTVYQGENKNKNTCKSFIQLPSDKI, from the exons ATGGCTCATCCTTCTCTTCTCATCGTTGTTTTATTTTGCACCGCAG GAACTCTGAGCATGAAGACTTTAGATCGTGTGCCTGTAATAGAAGGAGAGACTATTACAATCCCTTGTCTGTATGACAATAagtataaattaaacaaaaaatactgGTGTAATGGGAATACTTGGCTTGGTTGCTCAGTTGTAGCTTATGCAAACCATAAAGGGAAATGGACAATAACTGATTATCCAGATCACAATATTTTTACTGTTACACTCAACAACTCAACATCCTCAGACTCTGGATATTACTGGTGTGCTGTGGAGATTGACAACCATGTAGATAAcagtaaatatttgtatttaaccGTTCAAAAAG CTCCTGATATGTCTGTGTTGAGCAGCAGTGTATCTGGACATAAAGGTGATGATGTCAGTGTCCGGTGTTTCTACAGGTCTGCAAATCAGAATAAACTCAAACAGTGGTGCAGAATCGATGATCTAACATGTTTCAGAGAGAAGAAGACTGACACATCCCAGAATTCATCAGTGCAGATCATTGATGATGGTGAAAGCTCCTTCACTGTGCTGATGACTGGACTGAGACTCTCTGATTCTGGATGGTATTACTGCTCTGCTGGAAATCTGCAGGTTCCTGTTCAACTTACAGTACATAagggagaaaataaaaacaaaaacacatgtaAGTCTTTTATGCAGTTACCTTCTGACAATATAAAA